One Prodigiosinella aquatilis DNA window includes the following coding sequences:
- a CDS encoding multidrug/biocide efflux PACE transporter has protein sequence MKEKTLCERMVHAVGFEVMAMLICAPASSILLDRPLFDTGLLSVMLSSVAMIWNVIYNNLFDRLWPVSRFKRRLSIRISHAVGFECGFIVIGLPLAAGMLNITLWQAFLIEMGFFLFFLPYTVAYNWVYDTLRERVLRREKVVSP, from the coding sequence ATGAAAGAAAAAACCTTATGTGAACGGATGGTTCATGCCGTGGGATTTGAGGTCATGGCGATGTTAATCTGTGCGCCAGCGAGTAGCATTCTGCTGGATCGTCCGCTATTTGACACAGGTCTGCTCTCGGTGATGCTCTCTAGCGTGGCAATGATCTGGAATGTGATTTACAACAATCTGTTCGATCGGCTGTGGCCGGTAAGCCGGTTCAAACGACGTCTGTCCATACGTATAAGCCATGCGGTTGGTTTTGAGTGTGGTTTTATCGTGATTGGTCTGCCGCTGGCCGCAGGGATGCTGAACATTACCTTGTGGCAAGCATTCCTGATTGAGATGGGTTTTTTCCTGTTTTTCCTGCCTTATACCGTCGCTTATAATTGGGTTTATGATACGTTGCGTGAGCGAGTTCTTCGACGTGAGAAGGTAGTGTCACCTTAA
- a CDS encoding LysR family transcriptional regulator: MRYSPESLLAFVTTVNTGSFSAAARHLHKSQSTISASIANLETDLRLTLFDRQGHQPVLTPEGRKVLTHIKAILSASEALDELAIRLGDSIEPKLTFVLSETWQNIHYESVLQRFSQRFPDIEFECLIAEDEDVLDLLQSQRAHVGILRARPHYPTDISVSRLRVTTEMSVFVAATHSLAQMPTVTTSQLATVRQLCLNTYAQGERPQTEGLIWSAPSYLMLLEMAEQGFGWSILPRWLITQYGNQKLTELMLPGWPQHVKVDIAWSRPHPPGPAGLWMIDNLLAQRE, encoded by the coding sequence ATGCGTTATTCTCCTGAATCCTTATTAGCTTTCGTGACAACGGTCAATACCGGTTCTTTTTCCGCTGCGGCACGCCATTTACATAAAAGCCAGTCAACAATCAGTGCTTCCATCGCTAATCTGGAAACCGACCTGAGGCTGACATTGTTTGATCGACAAGGACATCAGCCCGTATTGACCCCGGAAGGCCGCAAGGTGTTGACACACATTAAAGCAATCCTGTCAGCCAGCGAAGCACTGGATGAATTAGCTATCCGGCTAGGAGACAGCATCGAGCCAAAACTGACGTTCGTACTCTCTGAAACCTGGCAAAACATCCATTATGAGTCTGTCTTACAACGCTTTTCCCAGCGGTTTCCTGATATTGAGTTTGAATGCCTGATTGCCGAAGATGAAGATGTGCTTGACCTATTGCAATCCCAGCGCGCTCATGTGGGTATACTGCGCGCCCGGCCGCACTATCCAACGGATATTTCGGTGTCGCGGCTACGGGTGACAACAGAGATGTCCGTGTTCGTTGCCGCCACTCATTCATTGGCTCAGATGCCAACCGTAACCACCAGCCAACTCGCCACTGTGCGGCAATTGTGTCTGAATACCTACGCACAAGGAGAACGTCCTCAGACTGAAGGGCTCATCTGGTCCGCGCCCTCTTACCTGATGTTACTGGAAATGGCAGAGCAAGGATTCGGTTGGAGTATTCTTCCTCGCTGGCTCATTACACAGTACGGCAATCAAAAGCTAACAGAACTGATGCTACCTGGCTGGCCACAGCACGTTAAAGTAGATATCGCGTGGTCACGCCCTCACCCACCGGGTCCAGCCGGATTATGGATGATTGACAACCTGCTGGCACAAAGAGAGTAA
- the alkB gene encoding DNA oxidative demethylase AlkB — MTCDLFADEMPRRWTENLAPGAAILHGYVWEQAQTLITLIDEITHASPFRHMVTPGGYTMSVAMTNCGPRGWVTDEHGYRYVAEDPLTAQPWPEMPALFFQLATFAAQAAGFPDFFPDACLINRYDVGSRLSLHQDKDEQDFSQPIVSFSLGLAATFLFGGIKRNDPVHRLLLGHGDVVVWGGASRLYYHAVQSLKNGPLPAGMPGAYRFNLTFRKAG, encoded by the coding sequence ATGACTTGCGATTTATTTGCCGATGAAATGCCCAGACGCTGGACAGAAAACCTGGCACCGGGTGCCGCCATCTTGCATGGTTATGTGTGGGAACAAGCGCAGACACTGATCACCCTGATTGATGAGATTACCCACGCTTCACCGTTTCGCCATATGGTGACGCCAGGTGGTTATACGATGTCGGTGGCTATGACTAACTGTGGCCCGCGGGGATGGGTAACGGATGAACACGGCTATCGCTATGTGGCCGAAGATCCATTGACCGCTCAGCCGTGGCCTGAGATGCCGGCGCTGTTTTTCCAACTGGCGACTTTCGCCGCGCAGGCGGCAGGATTCCCGGATTTTTTCCCCGATGCTTGTCTGATTAACCGTTATGACGTGGGGAGCCGGCTTTCACTACATCAGGACAAAGACGAGCAGGATTTTAGCCAGCCTATTGTCTCTTTTTCATTGGGGCTGGCCGCGACGTTTTTATTCGGTGGCATAAAACGTAATGATCCGGTCCACAGACTGTTACTGGGGCATGGTGATGTTGTGGTGTGGGGTGGGGCGTCTCGATTGTATTACCATGCTGTTCAGTCGTTAAAAAACGGCCCACTTCCGGCTGGTATGCCTGGCGCATACCGCTTTAACCTGACTTTTCGCAAAGCCGGCTAG